One genomic segment of Deltaproteobacteria bacterium includes these proteins:
- a CDS encoding DUF58 domain-containing protein has translation MAAADKNYFDPKVLAGIANLGLRARWVVEGLMSGVHKSRAKGFSVEFEEHREYSPGDEIRRIDWKALGKFDRYYIKEYEDETNLRAYLLLDASASMNYASDGMTKFDYGCTLTASLAYLILKQQDAAGLITFSNRIESFIPPRAKRDYLLQILHALEKRGPAGETNVGKILEDLAGQIRRRGLVVLVSDLLDEPEQILKGLRQFRFKGNDVIVFHLLDPAEIDLPFDGNILFEDLEVANLQVIADPRAIRATYQQVVQEFIADMRKQCHADSIDYQLISTATPLDQAMASYLSWRG, from the coding sequence ATGGCTGCTGCCGATAAAAATTACTTCGACCCCAAAGTCCTCGCCGGCATCGCCAATCTCGGCCTGCGCGCGCGCTGGGTGGTCGAGGGACTGATGTCCGGAGTGCACAAGAGCCGGGCCAAAGGTTTTAGCGTCGAGTTCGAAGAGCACCGCGAGTATTCGCCGGGCGATGAGATTCGCCGCATCGACTGGAAGGCGCTGGGAAAATTCGACCGCTATTATATCAAGGAATACGAAGACGAAACCAACCTGCGCGCCTATCTGCTGCTCGACGCCAGCGCGTCGATGAACTACGCCTCGGACGGCATGACCAAATTCGACTACGGCTGCACGCTGACGGCCTCGTTAGCTTACTTAATTTTGAAGCAGCAGGACGCCGCCGGCTTGATCACTTTTTCCAATCGCATCGAATCTTTTATCCCGCCGCGCGCCAAGCGCGATTATCTGTTACAGATTCTCCATGCCCTGGAAAAGCGCGGCCCGGCCGGCGAAACCAACGTCGGCAAGATCCTCGAAGATCTCGCCGGCCAGATTCGCCGGCGCGGCTTGGTCGTCCTGGTTTCCGATCTGCTCGACGAGCCGGAGCAGATACTCAAGGGGCTGCGCCAGTTCCGCTTTAAAGGAAATGACGTCATCGTCTTTCATCTGTTGGATCCCGCCGAGATCGATCTGCCCTTCGACGGTAATATTCTGTTTGAAGATTTGGAAGTGGCGAATTTGCAAGTAATCGCCGACCCACGCGCCATCCGCGCGACCTACCAGCAAGTGGTGCAAGAATTCATCGCCGACATGCGCAAACAATGTCACGCCGACTCGATCGACTACCAACTCATTTCAACCGCAACGCCGCTCGACCAAGCGATGGCGAGCTACCTGAGCTGGAGAGGCTGA
- a CDS encoding VWA domain-containing protein, with protein MSVFFLYPLFLFGLAAATLPVLIHLLNRRRLKRIQFPAVRFILLSQKRISRSYRLRHWLLLALRTLAVICLALLLANPIFQSGAGLFAGSGPVTLVLVLDNSLSMTWAGDGNGFKQAKEAARLLISGLNDSDRAALIPTNSERQEVFRLKSQKDVLLKELENIQIADGTANLSAALSEAYELLNQPAGQKEIRFITDMGLTGWDRFSVATLKQFDPSIALKLIHIGRKQQPLNGSVKEIRLASQGVGVNLPIQIEAVVANFGDNPIKDLLVQLSIDGQNKEQKLASIAAKGEVTVSFQTRIGQAGAHSGQVTLKKEGLAGSPAANFTLEAQDKLKILVVDGDPQTSLTASESFFIIRALNPAGERDSSLFLPTVIVTDGLNSVNLESYQVVMLCNVATLTDGFVAKLQNYLRQGGGLLVFTGDKLQPESFNQKLASILPATLRDKKPGAEANGEKIDKIDLTHPALQFFSDTILQESIKSARVWSYYRSGGKPLIALANGDPLLLEQKIGAGKVMLLTTSADRDWSDLPVKTVYLPLMQSLTQYLAGGKRGSLDGGIAVGAVKELSLPPSAVGKTLRVTKPDKRNADIAITGAKERAVASVEDNDRAGIYRLSLPAGAEKDGAPQLYAVNAPFLESRLEEISAAELQAKLKPIRADVIAVEALKAGGQRVDLALPLLALLIVTLLIEGWLGQRF; from the coding sequence ATGTCGGTCTTTTTTCTCTATCCGCTGTTTTTATTCGGTCTGGCCGCCGCCACCCTGCCGGTTTTGATTCATCTCCTCAACCGGCGCCGGCTCAAGCGCATTCAGTTTCCCGCCGTGCGTTTCATTTTGTTATCGCAAAAACGCATCTCGCGCAGCTATCGCTTGCGCCATTGGCTGCTGTTGGCGTTGCGAACGCTTGCCGTAATCTGTCTGGCGCTCTTGCTCGCCAATCCGATTTTTCAATCCGGCGCCGGCCTGTTCGCCGGCAGCGGCCCGGTGACGCTGGTGCTCGTGCTGGATAATTCCTTAAGCATGACTTGGGCCGGCGACGGCAACGGTTTCAAACAAGCCAAGGAAGCCGCGCGGCTGCTGATCAGTGGACTCAACGACAGCGACCGCGCCGCATTGATTCCGACCAACAGCGAACGCCAAGAAGTATTCCGCCTCAAAAGCCAAAAAGACGTGCTGCTCAAGGAGCTGGAAAACATTCAGATCGCCGACGGCACGGCAAATCTCTCGGCAGCCTTGAGCGAAGCTTACGAACTGTTGAATCAGCCGGCGGGGCAAAAGGAGATTCGCTTCATCACCGACATGGGGCTCACCGGCTGGGATCGATTTAGCGTCGCGACGTTGAAACAATTCGATCCATCGATCGCGCTTAAACTGATCCACATCGGCAGAAAGCAGCAACCGCTCAACGGTAGCGTCAAAGAAATCCGCTTGGCGAGCCAAGGCGTCGGCGTCAACCTGCCGATTCAAATCGAAGCAGTGGTGGCGAACTTCGGTGACAATCCGATCAAAGATCTACTCGTCCAGTTGAGCATCGACGGCCAGAACAAAGAACAAAAGCTCGCCAGTATCGCGGCCAAAGGCGAAGTCACCGTCAGCTTTCAAACCCGCATCGGCCAGGCCGGCGCGCACAGCGGCCAGGTGACGCTGAAGAAGGAAGGCCTCGCCGGCAGCCCAGCGGCAAACTTCACGCTGGAAGCGCAAGACAAACTCAAAATTCTCGTGGTCGACGGCGATCCGCAAACTTCGTTAACCGCCAGCGAAAGTTTTTTTATCATCCGCGCGCTCAACCCGGCAGGCGAACGCGACTCATCGCTGTTTTTACCGACGGTCATCGTCACCGACGGCTTGAACAGCGTTAACTTGGAGAGCTATCAAGTCGTCATGCTGTGCAACGTCGCCACGCTAACCGACGGGTTCGTCGCCAAGTTGCAAAACTACTTGCGCCAAGGCGGCGGCCTGCTGGTCTTCACCGGCGACAAGCTTCAGCCTGAGAGCTTCAACCAAAAGCTCGCGTCGATCTTGCCCGCAACCTTGCGCGACAAAAAACCCGGCGCCGAAGCGAACGGCGAAAAAATCGACAAGATCGATTTAACCCATCCGGCGTTGCAATTTTTTTCCGACACGATCCTCCAAGAGTCGATCAAGTCGGCGCGGGTCTGGAGTTACTACCGTAGCGGTGGCAAACCGTTGATCGCCCTGGCCAACGGCGACCCGCTGTTGCTCGAACAAAAAATCGGCGCCGGCAAAGTCATGCTGCTCACCACCAGCGCCGACCGCGATTGGAGCGATCTGCCGGTCAAGACCGTCTATCTGCCGCTGATGCAGTCGCTGACCCAATATCTCGCCGGCGGCAAACGCGGTAGCTTGGACGGCGGCATCGCCGTCGGCGCGGTGAAAGAATTATCGCTGCCGCCCAGCGCCGTCGGCAAAACTCTGCGTGTCACCAAACCGGACAAACGCAACGCCGACATCGCCATCACCGGCGCCAAAGAGCGCGCCGTCGCCAGCGTCGAAGACAACGACCGCGCCGGCATCTATCGTTTGTCATTACCGGCCGGCGCCGAGAAAGACGGCGCGCCGCAA